TTCAGGACCGACGGGACAACAATAAATCGGGACAACAATCAATCTAGGTAAGATCAGGCCTGGCCTCGTCCTTCCTGCTAAGGATAAAAACAAAGTAACCGGGGTAGGTTATCTTTATGGAATAAGATATTCGACTGGATTTGCGGGTAGGCGGATGGAAAGAAGATCCGTCGAAGCAGGAGACTTTAAATCTTGTTGTGTCTAGCAAGGGAAGAAGAAAACCGTAGAAACAGCGAGCTTATTTTTCTTTGACCGGTGGCTAAGAACGATGTAGTTCTAGGACCCAAAAAGAAGAATATGAAGATTTATCAAGGGATTGAAATTGTCGAACACAATGCGGATGTGAAGCGGGTCCAAATCAGAGCTAAGCGGCGAATGAAGGGATAATTCTGATTTGGTGGATTACCCATAAAGTCTAAATGAGTTAAAGACAATTCAAGTAGTTTCGAGAAAAAGATTGTCTAGTTCATTTATTTTAATAGTTTAAACTATTGGGTTTAATAAATAAGTTTATCTAGTtggttattttattatttaaatagaTTTTACGTTGAGCTAGGATTAGTACGAGTATAATATAAATAGATGGTTAGGATTATTGTATTTGTGTGATTCGGTTTATAATAATAAAGTCAAGCGACTTCATTCTTTCGGTGTTGTTTTTTGTGTTCGATAAGGGCCTGATTAAAAAAAAAAGCCCATTCACACATGGAATTTGAATCCAGCCTTAAAACCAATTACCGAATTAGTGTGTTTCTgtgattaaattaaaaaaaaatacattaataTTATTGAATCAAATAGACATACAAACCAAAAGCAAACTATAAAACAGTGGTATGTTTTAAAGATCAAGATCACATCATTATTATCTATTCAAACACAAACATTTGTTCCATCTGATGATATCTTCAACCCTTGTGTGGGTAAAGTCGAATAGGAAGACCCTTAGCAGGGCTAGGCATCGGGTTGACGACTATCTGCTCATCAGGAATGATTTTCTCCCATTTGAACTTTGTTACGAGATGATGCATGAACACAAGTATTTCTAGCCGAGCATACTCTTTTCCTGGACACATTCGCGGTCCTCCTCCAAACGGCACAAACGTGTATGGTGCTGGCCCGTTGCCTTCGAATCTTGATGGGTCAAATTTCTGCGGTTCCGGGAAGAACTCAGGGTTCTTATGGGTTGAGTTTGCACTCCAGTATAACTATACAAAGAAGATGAAATGTTTATTAGGAACAGTGATCCTATCAATCTTAGCCAAGtttattatctatatattattCTTTTCACTGTGGTCTCTATATATAGAGaactattttatatttatttacacATAAAATATTATTCCCTAATATAGTTGTTAAGGTTCTTTTGATTCTTTCATATTCTTTCACTGTAATATCTTTATATAAAagtatatattattattattaccttCCAGCCCTTGGGGATAGAATAGCCATTGTACATGAAATCAGTAATGGCTTCTCTAAAAGCACCTTGGAGTGGTGGGGCTAATCTAAGAACTTCACATGCAACATTCCATGAATATTTCATTTTTGATAGATCTTCCCAGCTCAACAGTTCTCCAGCTGCTTTAGATTTTGCAATTTCTATTTGTTCTGCAGCAggtgtttattaattattaatcattgatatatattaatattcTATCTAGCCAAGAAAGGAGAGACAAGACAAGTTTATATACCTTTGTAGACTCCGTTATAGATCTCGGGTAATTCGGCAAGATACTTAACGATAAAAGCACAAGCCGAGCTTGCAGTGTCATGGCCGCCAATCAGCAAGCCTAGGATCTTGTCAGCAATATCATATTCTGCCATAAATTCCCCATCTTCATCCCTAAAAAGAAGCATGTGTGACAAGATATCTTGGGTTGGTGTTGCTTTCCCTTGAGCCAATTCGGTTTTCCTTTGCTTCACAATGTTTAAAAGTTCTTTTCTTATGAAATTGGCAGCATTGATCCCTCTCCGAAATGGTGTCCCGGGAAGGTCAATGGGGATAGCAAGGAGCCCCAAAGCGATGCTCTCAAACGGGCCGGATAAATATCTCACTCGTTCAGGTTCATCGATACTAATAAAGATTTTGCATGCTAGCCAGAAGGTGAAGTTTTTGGTGAGCTCATATGTCACAATCTCGTCCTTCCCCTCCCACCCCATGGCGAAGTGTTGTTGCGTCACAACGTCCATAACCGGGACATATCTGTGTAGCGCTTCGGGCTTGAAGAAGTTTGGCAGCATTTTTCTCATTTTAATAGCTTCTATCTTGGAGGTTTTGTCAGATGAAGGGAATATTTTGTCCACCGAAGCCGGCCACCATCCTTGTacaagtttgttttcatttgagAACAAGAACTTGTTACCTTGAGCACCACAGAACACTGCAGCATCCTCTAGCATTAGAGATGTCCTGAACACTATCGGTGAAAACTTTGACATGCGATCGAATATGAACTTTTCGGGTTGGCCTTTCCATCCCGTCGCAAGAAACTCAAAACTTTCTCCAATTACAGGCCACCCGGTTCTACCGGGTGGAAGTAATATCCCATCTTTAGTTGGTTTGGACTTGTAGAGGAAAAAGTGAAGAGAGAAAGAAACAACAAGGACAAAAAGAGAAACAAGAGATGCATAAAATATATCCATTTCTAGAGCTTTGCCAAATTCTTTACAATTTCTTGGTGAGTTTTACAATGAAACTAATTAGTGTATATATAGGTAATCAGTGTGTGTAAGTGACAAAAAGCTTGTTATATATTCTTGGTTTGAAATTTACATGGGAGATAGGACAAAGTGGTGAATCTTTAAAATAACCCACAAGATTTGATGCAATTACATAACATCATGCATAATTCAGTTTGGAAGAATCTTGATTTGTTATAGGTTTTTTACATTTGTTGATTGCAAATTTGTTTCTAATGATGTATTCATTTTAATACTAGGCTAATTTTGTCCACCATAGAATGGGCTGACCCAAACAATCCATGGATGCTGCAACTTATTTTTGTTTTGTGATTGTTGAGATCAAGTATCTTTTAGGGGAGGGGGAATTGTTAATTTATTAAGGTTTTATTAGGGTTTGTTACTACCATTAGTTTATTTATTTGGTAATGGTAAGCATAAAAACCAATAACTAACCCAAACCGAAAAAtagaagaaaaagaaacaaacaaaTCCAATAATAGGGTtctaaacgaactgaacgttcagtGAATCGTTCGAGGGAAAGTTCGTTTAATAAATggacgaacatgaacaagaattTTCCTTTCATTAATGAAATGAACCAACAAGAACAAAAGCCGTGTCTGTTCATAATCAATAGGTGAAACTCAGGATTAATAAAATCCAATAATCCCTAGATAAAAGCaactctttttctttttttttttcttttttctaaattataaaaaagaaaaataaaagctCCTAGTGTTCTTTGCCTTTTCGGCTCTTTGGTTAAGTTAGGTGTACAATGAGTATTTCTTGGTTCATTATTAGCAAAgtgtaatatattattaataattagttTAATTCCTGTTAGCCCAAAATCTTTGGTTATCAACTAACAACCCTATCCATCCTAGATACAAAACCCATAACTGAACCGCCATGTAATTGAAACCAAAATACAAAATACTCGGTTATGGTTTGGTTCAAGTCCAAAACTGACCTATCCACACTCTCAGTATATGGTGACTAATATAAGATTGAAACTGAATACACTATTATTAAATCGCAAGGAAATACAAGAAACAGGAAGAAACCTATACGATCTCAACCAAGAAACAAAGTACAAAACAAAGTGGTATGTTTTCAGATTGAGATTCCATTTAGCACCTTTTCAAATCAACTATTATTACATAGTTTAAGCACAACGCCAATTCTTTGCGCGATATGAATGACACCAGCTTCAAACTTTATGCGGGTAAATTCGAATAGGAAGACCCTTGGCCGGGCTAGGCATTGGATTGAAAACAATCTGCTCATCAGGAATGATTTTCTCCCATTTGAACCTTCGTACAAGATGATGCATGAACACAAGTATTTCTAGTCGAGCATACTCTTTTCCTGGACACATGTGTGGTCCGCCTCCGAATGGCACAAACGTATAAGGTGCAGGTCCGTTTCCTTCGAATCTTGATGGGTCGAATTTTTCGGGTTCCGGGAAGAACTCATGGTTTTTGTGGGTTGAGTTTGCACTCCAATATAACTATAACAGAAATAAGAAAAGCATTAGGAATTTAGGTTCAATCTATATTGAGTTTGGATGCATCTTATTACTACAAAAAAGTTAACAACGCGTAGCTTTTAATTATTTGAAGTTTGTTTTTAACCATCAACCATCTTAAATAACCTGTTATAAAAAGTTCAACAATATATTACATCTCATCTTACATCATTTTATATATACAActttaagtaaaaaaaaaattgtagacCTTACAGAATTATGCAATTATTTTTAAATGTGATATATAACTTAGATTTGTAACCcattaccgatactttactatcTCTATCACTCTTATTATATTATATGTCTCaaaccatggttgcaaaagtcgctaggcgctccctagtcggtcgagtGTCTAATatcataaatttactaatatttataacaaaatacgtgaaaatgatatttatttaatataatagtcatataaattatgttttattattttttaagtcaaactcggctcgaattgacctactagatccgattttggccgaGTTTGACCGCGTTTtatcgattccgagtaattaggcggagttagagaaagtcgtctcggcagcctaccttgtagcgactactcggccttggaaaccttgttttacaaccacgTCTCAAACACTATGTAATGATATGTTTCCAAGCAGGGGCGGACCCAATGCTTTAGCAGCCATAGCACAGGTTACGGCTCAAGTGCGTATTTATAGTGTATTTTTTTCCGGTTTTATACCAAAGATACccataaaataataaaatgataccCCTAACCAACCAAACTTGTAGAATAAGGGATACCCCTGGTTTATTGTCGTTTTTTATATTGTATGGACGGTAAAAAAAATTAGAATACCCCTGATTTAATGAGCAAGTTCCACCACTGTTTCCAACTAACAGTTTTGTTGTCGCTTTCACACTCTTAAAGTGAATTTGTCTTCTTTCATATTAAGTACAAACACTTGCCTAAATTATCAACGCATAATCAATGAAACCTTGTATATACATATTTCATGAATACAAATGTTTAGCTTAATTAACAATGTATCAAAAGGTAAGGGTGAAAAAGTTCAACCAACTCGTTTGATGAATTGGTGTAAGAAATTTAATTAAATTATTTGAAGTTTACATATTTTTCTTCACTCACGTAAGATTACAAATTATAGATTATTAGAATGTTAATAAACTGATTAAGAAAATTTTAATTTCatggttttatcatataacaaacaatatttatgTTGGACCTTGTTACCTATAAACTAATAGTGCAAAACTCTTGGTTTTAACCAAGTGTGTGTAAATTACCTTCCAGCCCTTGGGGATAGAGTAGCCATTGTACATGAAATCAGTAATGGCTTCCCTAAAAGCACCTTGAACCGGTGGGACTAATCTCATAACTTCACATGCAACTCTCCATGAGTATTTCATCTTTGACAAATCCTCCCAGTTCAACAGTTCTCCTGGTGCTTTAGATTTTGCAATTTCCATTTGTTCTACATATAATTTATCAagttatacaaattcattttcatTTGATTAAAATTTATATCACTTAGAATCTTCTATATATATACCTTTGTAAACTCCATTGTATATCTCAGGCAACTCAGCAAGATACTTAACAATAAAAGCAGAAGTCGAGCTCGCGGTATCATGACCGCCTATTAGCAACGCTAGTATCTTGTCCGCGATATCATGTTCTTCCAAGAGCTTGCCATTTTCGTCTCTAAAGAGAATCATATGTGACAATACGTCTTGGGTTGGTGTTGCTTTCCCTTCATCCAAATCAATTTTCCTTTGTTTCACAATGGCTATGAGCTCCTTTCTAATGAAGTTGGAAGCATTGATCCCTCTTCGAAAGGGGGTCCCAGGAAGATCAATGGGGATTGAAAAAATCCCAGTAACGATGCTCTCAAACGGGCAAGATAAGTATCTAGCCCGTTCAAGATCATCGATACTAACAAAGATCTTGCATGCAAGCGTAAACGCGAAATTTCTAGTGAGTTCATACGTCACGATTTCTTCTTTCCCATCCCATCCATCAGCAAAATGTCGTTGTGTCACGACATCCATAATTGGGACATACCGTTGCAACGCTTCGGGCTTGATGAAATTTGgaagaatttttctcattttcatggTTTGTGCCTTGTATGTTTTGTTAGTTGAAGGAAATATTTTGTCTACTGAAGATGGCCACCACACTTGTACAAGTTTATTCTCATTTGAAAACAAAAACTTGTTACCTTGAGCACCACACAACACTGCAACATTCTCTAGCATGAGAGATGTCCTAAAAGCTATAGGTGAAAACTTCGACATGCGGTCGAATATAAACTTTTCGGGGTGACCTTTCCATCCACTGACAAGAAACTCGAAACTTTCTCCGACTACAGGCCACCCGATTCTACCGGCTGGAAGTAATTTATGATCTTCAGCTAATTTGGAATGGTAAAGGAAGAAGTGAAGGGAGTAAGACACAACAAGAACAAAAAGAGAGAAGAGAGAAGCATATAGGAAATCCATTTTGAAAGTTATGCAAAAAGTTGGAGTGTTGTGCTTTAAAATGTAAACCAAGAGTGGTGTATTTATAGACTGTGGAGGTTCATTAGATTTGTAATTAAATTCTAGACATGGTGCGTTTAGTTAGAAAAGGAAAGAAACTTATATGTTAACGAAATAGTAACCTAACAAAATTAAATGCATATGCAAATGACGAATTGGTGAGATTTTTTGTAAGCGTTTAGTTGGCAAGTGTTTAGTTTAATtacatgttgataataactcgataccgcaagACGACTGTttgtttgcccttccccaatgcctATCAACATTGGTCATGtgtttaaggtcattagttcacacccgtcctatccaggtacgtcgtgaggttgtcaagcctaatagcgctatcaactaataccccgttgccctccaagcaactagttcggtagtaagatgggacttaagtgatagagttgagTAGATTATCCAACATCGAAATTAAACTATAGTTTGTAACGTATCCGCTCCAGGGATGTAAATGTGTAAAGTATCCCCTCCAGGGatataagtttgtttgtttgtttgtcccCACAGGACACATGCTTGAGAAAaaagcagtgaactcaccttagactTGTTCGGTAAGTTATGTTACTTGTTCAAAGTTGGTCCACCAAGTCCTAATATGGTTACCAACAACAATCAGTTTTGTATACAAGTGAATCACTTATCCATACACGTATTCTAGCAACTAGTACACAAGTAATCATGTCTCATATTCCACATATGGTTCGCATACAGTATAATATTCCCAACAATCGAACAGTAATCTGGTTAATCTCACAACTATAACACATATAGCCCCAACTAGACTCTGTGACCCGTTTAGAGTGTGCGGTTCAAATTCTTGTTGTGGCCCAACGGCCAGTGTGCGGCCTAATAACGTGTACGAGCCAAATGTAAGTGTGTGGCACCCTCATGAGTGTGCGACACTCCTGGGAGTGTGCGGCCTCATGAGTGTGCGATCATGCATACTTTGTATGTACCCTATGCATTCAAATGTTGTACCATATGATAGTGTGCGAGGTGTGCATCAAGTGGGTGTACACTGTGTAGTCAAAGCTTGTACTATACAGAGGTGTGCGGTTTAGCAATGTGCGACCCATATGTTTAAGCATCAAATACatgtagggttgtaaacgaaccgaacgttcaacgtacagttcgtgaaccgttcggcgggagttcgtttatgttcgttcgtttagtaaacgaacgaacacgaacaagaaattatgtttgttaagttaaacaaacgaacatgaacagaggttgcgtttgtcgtttatgttcgtgaacgttagGTAatttgttcgtttatgttcgtgagcgTTCAGTAATGAGTTCATTTATGTTTGCTCATTAATGTTTAtctgtgttcgttcgtttaaaggattttatatgttgtatttcgTTTTATTATTTCTAGTGTTTATATGCCTCTCACAACATCCCTCATTTCACTATTTCATTTTTAGTTTGTGTTAAAGCTTGACAAACTCATAATTTTGTGTTTATCATGTTTCTTATAATCACGTCAACTGTATTTGGAATTATGTTaagtgtttatttattttttgtggaTTCATTGTAAAGTTTGTGATGAAAATGCAAATTTTATTCTAAAATGAATATTGTGTTCATAAACGTCGTTTGTGTTCATTTACGTTCATGAACATCTGTTAGAGTTCATTAGCGTAAGTGTTCGCGAATAGTTCACGAACATCTTCGTTTTCTTattgaacgaacacgaacaagaaatctcgttcggtaagcaTTCGTGAACATTTCATGAACAAGCTTGTTCCTTAACGAACGAaaacgaacaaggccttgttcgtgttcgttcggttcgtttacagccctaaataCATATACAGTGCAATATAGTAGTGTACGAGACTGGAGTGTGCAGACAAGGGGTTGTGCGGGGTCAGTAATACAGTGTCGTAAATCTTGGTCAGTCAGTTACCCTTTTCATGTCTCACACAAAATCAAAACAACTTTCCATATAATCATgtaaaccctaatcatcatctaGTCGTTTCATCATGATCcataatcaaatcaaatcaaacaacataatcattTCAACAATTATTCATCATGCAACTCTAACTCATGATTATAATCATCCAACTAATCCATGAACATCATTCAAATCTGAGTATTCGTGTAACAAATCTGGACGTCCTTATCACTGTAAATCGTAAACATTCTAATTTACATAATACCCTAGATCACCAATTTACAACATGAATGATTGTTTTCAGATTCATATCATCAGTTTAACATCCTAACAACTATCGAAACTCTTATAATCCTACGATATCAGTTATAACACTTCGTTCATTGCATCAATTCATGTTTAATAGATCATATACATAGCCAAGATCAACCATGAAACAAAGATAAACATACTAACCCAGGAATTGTGTGTGCACACGTGTTGGAACCGAGAGAGAGCTTCGAACAAAAAGAAGGTTGCCGTCGATCCAAAAGAGAAGGAAAAGAGtgctagggtttgttaaaatttTGTGTTTGTGAAATAAGGAAAACCACACACAACATTGTGTGTGTATACGCTCAAAATAAGTGGGCCGGACCCAGTTTAGGCTCCGGTTCGGGCTCGTGGAGGTTGGGCTGAGAACACCCAATGTGCCATAGAGGAGTGTGTGACTGAAGTGGGAGTGTGCAGCCCCCGGGCCCAAGTGTACGATTAGGCATAATTGATAATAATCCCGTATACCCACATAAACTCACGACATTCAATTATACACAATCAATTCACGTTTGTCCATTTAACATAACATACACCTAGTTGCAACATATAGTAGAACGTGAAGAGTAACGGTACGAGCTAAGTGTTACTAACCTtgaaagtacgagttgtcacagtagcCACTCATAAACATCCTCATATTaagttaaataataatataatccaACTAAAAATCACATTGAATATCATGTTAAAAGATAACGCAAATTCATTATCAAATTTTGATTGAGAGTCTCATAACCGCGACTGCAGCTAATTAGTCATACACAAGAATAACAACTCATTCATAATTGCCATTGACTTTAAAATTATCAATTTATATAGTGTTAATTTGCAACTTGAATGTGCATAATAGCAAAACCTAGCAGCAAGTTTCAATTAAGAGGCTAAGGGAAAACGGTTGGAATTGGCTGTTTAATGGACGCCTAATCAGTTGCCACGCTAAGGATATGATATCATCATCGTCAATATACACAATATATTTTCTAATTTCCACACTATGTTCGTGAAAATAATTCATACCAACAAGCTTATTGTCGGTGATTAATCTATCAAACAAATGTACAATACCACAAAGTAAGGCATAACAATAATAATCACAAAAAATAAGTCAAGCATAAAGTATAACACCAACATGCATAACTAAGTTACAAATTAATACTATATAAATAAGAATTTGCAAAACCAACTGGAATACAACCTGGTATGATTCATGTGAGTGAATCCCATGttagaatcatcatcatcacaacctTGTTAATACAACCACTAAATGTTTTCCAAACGATCGATGTATGTCTTCACAACAATTAACCACTAAATGTTTTCCAAACGATCGATGTATTATGTTTAAATCAGTTTACGGTTAAGTTTTACGCACAAATTCGTATCCAAACAAGACCAATCGCACGAGTAGGCACCTTGTTGCACGAAAGGCTGCTGCTTTTTGCACGAAAGGGCCTCCTCTCGTCCGAAGGGTCTGTTACTTGTTCATTTCGTATTTCTTTCGTATTTCAAGATCTGATCCGAACCTTTTCACATCAGAATACTTACACCTTCGTTTACCCATTTCAGGGTGACCTCGGTGTACCAAACCCCATCTAATTAGCTCGCGGTTTAGTGTTTATCTATacaaaactgtgagtatactcgatccctttttcattctatacactttgggtgcaacatgtacatatatatatacaaaaacacACAACACTATTAAACATGTTTATtaaatcacactctatccactaTCAACCATGAAACTTGTTATacttgttaatctcatatgctatgtTTACATGTGTCTatatgttcattaactttgcaagcctaccttaacaattatggCGTTATAGGATTAACGTCCCGCCGTATTCTTGTGGTATTATTAAGTAAACACCATTACACCCTCTTCATTTCGACGATGTTGGGTAATCACCATTGCGTTAAACTCTGGTTTGACATAGCTTACACTAGTATAGCATGTTAGTAACATTGTATACATTTTATCATGTTGATATGAGCACCATTAAAACATTTTCCCTATTATGTTATGtgttcaaacttgtatactcgtcaACATATCTGTTGatcatattttaatacatgttgcaggttgataggtGATGATCGAAGAAACAAATTTAAAGTGGacttagatacacacctaaatgAATAAACAATTATTTATGTTTCATGTTCTTGTCGCTacaatttgatttgtttggtttgaaacaagagtgaatttcaaggattgtcctctatctttatacccattttcaggcgttgtcctttatgttcaaaattgacgagttttgtcctatatgttttcatatcatacacgttttgtcctttaggcctaacccatttagttttttcagttaaatttggtcatgtgctttgcacatgagggcatttttgtcaattcaaaggtaagttcaacggcagatttacaactcaaagcttctgcaacctttgaattgacaaaaatgcccttatgtgcaaagcacatgaccaaatttaactgaaaaaactaactgggttaggcctaaaggacaaaacgtgtatgatatgaaaacataaaggacaaaactcgtcaattttgaacataaaggacaacgcctgaaaatgggtataaagataaaggacaattcttgaaattcactcttgAAACAATGTATTTCATGATTAGTATttatcatggttgtaaaacaaggtttccaaggccgagtaccccccgagtagtcgctacaaggtagactgccgaggcgactttctctaactccgcataattactcggaatcgatcaaacgcgataaaactcggccaaaatcggatctagtaggtcaatttgggccgagtttgacttaaaaaataatagaacataatttatatgactatcatattaaataatgaatatcattttcacgtattttgttacaAATATTAGTAAAATTATGTTATTAGACATATATTTAAATTTCAAAAACTAAtatctttataatttaacatgtccgagtactccccgagtactctccgcctatgccgagtactctcaactcctcggtcgaccgactagggagcgcctagcgacttttgcaaccatggtatTTATGCAATTGGAATTATTTAATGATCGTCACAATTTAGTGTTATAATGCTATGAAAAATCATCTTTTCGTCACTCTCCGATATTTCCGTTatcggttgaggtgtgacacATAAAGTAAAGCACAATAATACACAACCAAGTTACAAATtaat
The sequence above is drawn from the Helianthus annuus cultivar XRQ/B chromosome 12, HanXRQr2.0-SUNRISE, whole genome shotgun sequence genome and encodes:
- the LOC110894029 gene encoding beta-amyrin 28-monooxygenase translates to MDFLYASLFSLFVLVVSYSLHFFLYHSKLAEDHKLLPAGRIGWPVVGESFEFLVSGWKGHPEKFIFDRMSKFSPIAFRTSLMLENVAVLCGAQGNKFLFSNENKLVQVWWPSSVDKIFPSTNKTYKAQTMKMRKILPNFIKPEALQRYVPIMDVVTQRHFADGWDGKEEIVTYELTRNFAFTLACKIFVSIDDLERARYLSCPFESIVTGIFSIPIDLPGTPFRRGINASNFIRKELIAIVKQRKIDLDEGKATPTQDVLSHMILFRDENGKLLEEHDIADKILALLIGGHDTASSTSAFIVKYLAELPEIYNGVYKEQMEIAKSKAPGELLNWEDLSKMKYSWRVACEVMRLVPPVQGAFREAITDFMYNGYSIPKGWKLYWSANSTHKNHEFFPEPEKFDPSRFEGNGPAPYTFVPFGGGPHMCPGKEYARLEILVFMHHLVRRFKWEKIIPDEQIVFNPMPSPAKGLPIRIYPHKV
- the LOC110894028 gene encoding beta-amyrin 28-monooxygenase-like codes for the protein MDIFYASLVSLFVLVVSFSLHFFLYKSKPTKDGILLPPGRTGWPVIGESFEFLATGWKGQPEKFIFDRMSKFSPIVFRTSLMLEDAAVFCGAQGNKFLFSNENKLVQGWWPASVDKIFPSSDKTSKIEAIKMRKMLPNFFKPEALHRYVPVMDVVTQQHFAMGWEGKDEIVTYELTKNFTFWLACKIFISIDEPERVRYLSGPFESIALGLLAIPIDLPGTPFRRGINAANFIRKELLNIVKQRKTELAQGKATPTQDILSHMLLFRDEDGEFMAEYDIADKILGLLIGGHDTASSACAFIVKYLAELPEIYNGVYKEQIEIAKSKAAGELLSWEDLSKMKYSWNVACEVLRLAPPLQGAFREAITDFMYNGYSIPKGWKLYWSANSTHKNPEFFPEPQKFDPSRFEGNGPAPYTFVPFGGGPRMCPGKEYARLEILVFMHHLVTKFKWEKIIPDEQIVVNPMPSPAKGLPIRLYPHKG